Part of the Ctenopharyngodon idella isolate HZGC_01 chromosome 8, HZGC01, whole genome shotgun sequence genome, CTGAGCTACTAAAGGCTACAATGACATCCCTTCATGGGGCGGCTACATCTTCCACGCAGTCAACAGATGATTCAGATAGTTACATCTCAGCAGAGAAGCTCCTACTACAAAAGGCTCAGAAAGATTCCTTTCCTGAGGAGTTTAAGTCTCTCGCTTCTGAGCGACCATTACCATCCAACAGCAGATTAGCATCCTTATCTCCAGAGTATGACAAAAACATTGGACTTATCAGGGTTGGAGGGAGATTAAGACATGCTAAGCATATGGAATTGGATGCAATACATCCCATTGTGCTTGATCCGCAACACAACCTAACCAAGCTTCTGATCAAGGACTATGATGCCTCCCTTTTACATCCTGGAGCAGAAAGAGTCTTTGCCGAGCTGAGAAGACAATACTGGATTCTGCGAGGAAGGGAAGCTATCAAGAAGCATCAGTATACGTGTATGGACTGCCAGAAATGGCGTGCCAAGCCTAATATACCCAAAATGGCCGACCTCCCACCAGCACGTCTACGTCTGTACAAACCCCCATTCTATTCCACTGGAATGGATTGCTTTGGTCCATTCACAGTGAAGATCGACCGACGAACAGAGAAAAGATGGGGAATAGTTTTCAAATGTCTGACCACACGTTGTCTCCATCTTGATCTCTTAGAGAGCCTTGACACAGATGCATTCTTGATGTCTCTCCACAGATTCATAGCTCGAAGAGGGAAACCATTTGAGCTTCTTTCCGATAATGGTACCAACTTTGTTGGAGGAGACAAAGAGATGAGAGCAGCCTATGAAGCCATGACGCCTCAACTAAAGGAACAACTCGCAGAGCAACAGATTTCATTCAGATTTATTCCACCTGGTGCCCCTCATTTCGGGGGAGCTTGGGAGCGGGAAGTTAAGTCAGTAAAGCAGGCCCTAAAGGTAGTACTGAAGGATCCAACAGTGACTGAAACTGTACTGCGTACTGTGCTCACTGAGGTAGAGGGCATCCTAAATGCTAAGCCTTTGGGATACGTGTCCTCAGACGTGTCGGATCCAGATCCAGTTACGCCTAGCATTCTCCTAATGGGCCGACATGATTCCTCACTCCCACAAGTGCTCTATGATTCAAGTAATCTTTTGGGAACCAGAAGATGGAAACATAGCCAGGTACTTGCTGGCCATTTCTGGTCTAGATTCATCCATTACTATCTCCTGAATCTGCAAGAAAGACAGAAGTGGCGTAAAGATGGAGGAGAAATTGGTCTAGACCAGGTGGTACTGATAGTGGACCCACAACTTCCACGTGCATGTTGGCCAGTAGGTAAAGTGACAAATATTTTCCCTGGACTTGATGGGTGTACCAGAACAGTTGAAGTTCAGGTACACAATTGCACATATGTGAGACCTGTATCCCGTATAGTCCCACTCCCTAAGCTTTCTGATGATGACCCTATTGAGCCTACCAATTAGTTAGGGTTTCTCACTATTTCAAATGTCCTTACTCACATTTGGGGGCGGCTGTGTGAGAAAGTGGTACGTAATATACGCAGCTCATTCAGGCGTGGACGTGCAGAATCGCCAGCTGAATCACGAATATGAATCAGGCTGGCTGGACTGTTTATTCCACTTTGTATATGTTTTCTCCCGTGCGTGAATGATTGCTGGTGAGTTTTCAACTGTATTTTGCCTTTGTGGTTGATATTGTAGTTCTGAATGTTGATATTTGCCCGTGGATTGAGCGCATTTGGAACTGCGTCACAAAGTGAAACCAGGGTGTTTTCATATCAGACTTTGATCgtgaaaataagtgtttttcCATTTAAGTATGGATACTATGTTCACTTACTGGTTGCATATCGCCCAGTTTGTTCAgtgtttgtttgaaaatgttGAATTTGATGACGTTGCGTATTTTCTTTGTAATATTGAGCATACGCAACGATCGTGTGATCTgcttttcattgtttatttaattatttattaatataattagcaAGCAGTTAAACCATGtatgttaattaatatattacttaatAACTGAATGTTTGTCATTTTACTGATATATTTACAACTGTTTTCCTTGTTTCTCTTCTGTTTATTATAGACCACATGTGTGTAGTAACATATACAAACCTCCTTTGATTAAATAAGTTAAACTGGGATTCCCTCTCCTGTTTCTCTTACCggaaacacacacaccccaTCTTTGGTACACTACACCTGAACCCCCTGAGCGTCCCATACGCTCGTATAAAGCAATGCCCCGGTTTCACCAATATGTAATATCTAAATCAAACTGTAATATCCATGATGTCCAAAACGTcagtttttcataaatacaatatttgtctctgagatggagtgcagttgaataaaatcctaaagtACTGTACTTTAAATTTAGACGTAAACACAGCTTAAATACagagtaaatgtataaatatgaatgtatatattttcacagttaacgtttcatttaacataaaaaacaaacaaggttaACTAGTTGCTAACGatataaaactaacattacATAGTTTAACCATACATATTTTGGTCCAGTGTCCCGTCGTCGCCGGCagtgaagcatgtcaaaacccaatagaaagtcataaaactttaaaacgtcaactgtcagctgtctgtcacacatccgctagccatgtaacgacgctcggctcattgttgccacgtctgggattgggatacttttacacttgtgctgtgattacgctacttttgggatggttttgttgcgcagacctggcaaccctccaCTCCAAAGCCCCGCCCCTTTCATGCACTCCGAAGTgcgcagcccctgaattgggacacagctacagtgtcgcctcttgggttcatatttcatggattaataagttaaattctgctctgtaccctataaaaactattaccgcaAGAGAGAACTGTGACTGCAACTCATCGTCATTTGAACTACTtctggtaccacttttgacattttcgcaagaaataaattattgtgattacgcttgtttgtctgttattcttttatttataacagtagttTTAAggaatggttatgggtaggtttaggggtaggctaggtgtaggattagttgctcaaaatatcgttttaatgttatatttttactaaaattgtcattttcctaaaCATTTatgtccattatgttttattcttttaacattctgtataaaatgggtatgtttaggtttggggtggggtttagggatcttacatttatctactaaacgataaaagggaaattatacatatatctttatgacatgaaagattcgtaaatattttacgttttttcgctgaaaaagtatttttatgttttagtgctataaacaCATCAATATTGTACGTATCAGCACctttataaatgtacaaaaatgtacgttttgtgtctgaAAGTTATGTATTAATACCtatgtattaacaatgagaccaggctggtaATAAAGgttctgaaaatgtatttgatgAATGGCTTTCACTCATTTAAGGTTCAGTAAAATCAATAAAgttcacaaattccattaatgAATGCTTTGTTAATGGTAAGTCATGTTAATACAGGGTCTACAAATGTTAATaacacatcagttaatgttgaaatagtgtacactttacaataaagttcacaaattccattaatgAATGCTTTGTTGAATGTAAGTAATGATAGTAAAGTGCATATAAACATGAACAACATGTCTGTTAATGTTCAGATGGTTTCCACTTCAGAATTATGTTTACAGCCCAAATCAATgccttattaataaataattctgaTAAGGTACACAATGGCATTTTTAGCTTTAGGGTAAGATGGTGAGTTAGAAATGTTCACCCTTAGTGTGTCAACTGCTACATACACTAATGTAAATATGTACAGTACATTAACCTTAAAACATTAAGGCTATTTtgttcatgattagttcatgttatctaatgaattaactaatgttaactacttGCGCTGTTGTGCTACAGCACTAAAACCTGCACTTCTACTCCATCCAAATGACCACACTAATGCTGCAACACCAGACACTGCAGTGATCCAAGATTAACAGACACAGAGAGAACTAAACACTAAACGCTTTCAAACCACAAGATCTTCAGCCATTTGCAGATGCTGACAAAGACAATGTAAGTTGCAcgaacagtaaaaaaaaaaaaaaaatgagtatacgaatgtaaaatgaacaaataactataactgtataaaaatattaaagtggTCACATTTatagaataaaattaataaattggtTAAACACAAACATTGACAATTGCTTTACTATGCCCGCAGTGCAGTTTCTCGTTGTGAAAGTGACATGAGGGTTGCGGTTGGGGGATATGTGCCTTGTGGTAATGAGAGAGGAAGAACACGCTGTTCattctgactctctaaccattaggccacgactgccccaACTGCATCACAAACACAAAGCTGCACTTGATAGACTGCAATTATACAAACTGCAGTTTGTTTTTATACTTCCTCTTTTTAACTGCATTTTGTGGTTTTGCTCTGTTAGACAgaacatctaaattaaaaataatcctACTTGAATAGAATCAGCTTCAAACATCAATGATTTTAAGCAACATCTGCTGAACAGAAATTAGTCATGAGTTTTAATAAACTGATGATTAATATCAaaactgtcctccaaaaaaaccctataggtcgtttttcaagcaccttattacgacctatatttagtgtcgtgttacgtcatGAAATGACTTATGACTGTCGTTACCTATCAAAATGcgtgtttatttaaatgcagtGTGTGGAGTTTTTACACAATTTGttctatttccatttagcaaaactcattttttttattaacgactacacctaccccacccctgaacctacccttagtgatttatagtgcatatactctttatgagcacatgcgttccctggtaTCGAACCCACaatcgcatgatcacatgattgcatattgttattgcaatgctctgccaattgagctacgcaAAACCCTAAATATCatgcagataaaagggaacaatgcattaaaatgaaagtgtcctgttgtttATAGGGGCGgcactttagtaaacgctcttatgggtcgtatttcagggaagtgacaaacgacctatataggcatattggttggagaacatgttgttAATATCACTGAGAAAAACATCTGTACCTGTAACGCTGATCTGGACTTGTGTGATGAAACTCTTGTGTCCTTGATCAGACTGAACTCCACACCAGTATTCTGAATGTTgttcagtcacatgactgatTCTTCCCGTCAGGAGCTGCTTTTCTCTGTCATCATACAGCTGGATCTTTCCCTCATGGATCCATCTTCTGCTCTCCTTCACAGACGTCTCTTCAGCACAGAGATTATCTCCAGATCTCCAGCAGAGAAACTTCACATCACTAATGTGGGATTGTGGGTATTTGCAGCTGATGTTCACAGATGCTCCTGCAGCAGCTGATAGACTGATGCTCTTCACACAACAATCATCTGTTTCAGATCCAAATCAAGTGCAGCAATGTTACAATTACCAGATATATTCATGGATTCTGTCAAATAATGCAGAAATGAATGAAAGCGTCTCACCGTCTCTGATGTCCAGATTAAACTGAGAGAAGATACTGTAGTCTTCAGAAACTTTGACTGTAATCTTATATTCTCCAGAGTCGTTCACATTCAGCTCTCTGATAAACACACGTAAGAGATCTGCAGATCTGTCATCATGAACAGAGAATCGTCCGTCATGTTTCCGTTCTGTTGTTCTGTTAGTGTTCATTACAGTAAAACATTGATCTGCTGCAGTTTTACAGACTTTCACATTGTTCTTGTGTTTCATCTCATATTTGAAGTTTATAATGACGTTTCCTCCTGAATATCCTCTCACACTCCTGTTTTGTTGATCTGTTGAACACAAACTCagataatttgtcattttgttctCAATATAAACACATATCTGCTCACTGCTGCAACATTTATGAATGAAGTCAAGATTATGAGTGTAAATCTTACATCAGGAGATCAAAAGGTTATTGATGGCGTCTGTTATGAGTTTCACGTGTGAACGGCAGTAATTACAGTCAGTGTTGAGTATCGTGATGTTGTGGAGATCATCATGGGTTTGAGCTCTCAGTTACTCACCTGTTATAACCTTCAGATTCACTTCAGTGTAGGAATCTTTTGCTCTACAGTAGTACGTCCCAGAATCCTCTTCACTCAGATTTCTGATGGTCACTTTCAAGACTGCTGAACTTGTGTTGTCATACAGAGAGAATCTTCCAGAATTAAACCATTTATCTTTAGTCTCAGTCTCGATGAGGTCAGAGCATGTGGACCTCTGATCACCTCGACAAAAAGAGTTTGCCGtattttttgtctcatatttgcaTGTGATCCTGACTCCTCCTCCTGAATATCCTGTCACATTCATGGAGCTCACGACACCTACAACAAACCAGCATCTTAATACAACACTAACATATACTGGAGTgagagttattttaaagtgtcccTAAAGGTAATTTCACCATATTAGGTGAAGATAaaagttgtgtcccaaatgacgcactatacactatacACTATGTAGTCTACTAAACtgtgtagtgtatgaattttataaggttattttgtaattaaacaTCAGAGTCTGATGCCCCTCCCCCTCCACtacataattaaagctgcgacagtcgagtgcatgaagtgtccaaggccccgtttacacgatctccgtctacactacatgGCCGAAagcgcatgtcacatgaccattcatgcacactgggcatgcacGTAGAAGTGTAAACAATTGCCTCTTGcacatgtaggcagctgcagtattaaaaaatgcagagtttaactgcacaatggctgctaaaaattacaacaaagccagcaaagattgcaattcagtctccatgttgttgtttacatggtcgtcaaggatacgcagagcgaacgtgggcagccatgccatcgttttcaaaagtctccgtttttgTCCATTTATACTGAAACACAACCCCGGCGTTTTCAAATTAAAACAAGGTCTGCAGCATTTTCAAAAGTCTTAGTTTTCGAAAGTCTTTCGGTTCGAAAACACTGCAGACCTTGTTatagtttgaaaacgccggcGTAGTGTAAACAACAGGCGTAACAATTGCAAAACTTATGcgtttcaaaatgaaaacacactagtgtaaacggggcacAAGTTTctgtatttaaagtgcactatttctttttgaattttcagtgtgaacataCTCTTGCTATTTATGGAAGTAAATGAatgacaaatgtttttgaaataaaaaaagctttttgaattgcactaattgaaaaaaatatttttaaggcTTGCATTTTaatgggctgaaattcaacatggttgtatatttaagcagtgaatatttcaattcaaaacatttcacacacattttcattattaaaaattcaatgatccatattcacctttcagatttcacttccaaaatatttggtctgtttaaaaatacaatctATAATATTTAACAGGCAATTTTTAGTCCGTTTTGTTTCACTTTATAAATTCACTTACACAAATTTAGTGGTTCAAATTCAACATAAAATTTAACATTGGACATCCGGGAACTGCAGAAATAGCAGTACATTGCCGATGCAtgatctccatctgctgttagtcaTCCTCACCAGCAGGTGCCGCTAACGGCTGTTGACGAAGACCCAAACAACAGCTGGagaatcattcattcacaaaaatgGATTTACAGAAATGGAGCAAGTGTATGTGATGATTATCAGGGCCAGTATATATACGCGGAAAACCTGATGAAGACACACAagctgtgtttacatttaatttaatgtcttCACGGTTACTTTCCCTGTGTAGCTTACATGTAAGCAGCCTTCTCTAACACGATTGAGATTATAATGTTTTTCCCCTCCCCAACGCTGATGTACAGATCAAACATTACATCTTAAGATATACAAGTGCATCTcgataaattagaatatcatgaaaaagttattttttttctgtaatttaattaaaaaagtaaaacttaaatatattctacatttattagacaaagtaaaatatttccagacttttttgttttcattttgatgattacagcttgctgctcatcaaaataaaaaaatcagtatctcaaattattagaatatttaatttcaagttctattaaattaccattctctgggtataaatactgggtttaggtcagtaatcccaacagcagtcatggggaagtctgctgacttgacagttgtccagaagacgatcatcaagaccctctacaatgagggtaagccacagagggtcactgctgaaagagctggctgttcgcagagtgctgtgccaaagcatattcatggaaagttgactggaagggaaaagtgtggtaggaaaaggtgtacaagtgaaaggaatgaccacaggcttgagaagattgtcaggcgaagccgatttaagaacttaggagagcttcaaaaggagtggactgaagctggagtcagtgcatcaagagccaccacacacagatgtcttcaggaaatgggctacaactgtcacattccacgtaccaagacacttctgaaccaaagacaacgtcagaagcgtcttacctgggctaaggagaaaaagaactggactgttgctcagtggtccaaagtcctcttttcagatgaaagtaaattttatttggaaatcaaggtcccagagtctggagggagtggagaggcacagaaacaatgttgcttgaagtccagtgtgaagtttccacagtcagtgatgatttgggctgtcatgtcatctgctggtgttggtccaatgtgttttctgaagtccacagtcaatgcagccatctaccaggaaattttagagcacttcatgcttcggtctgctgacaagctttatggagatgctgatttcattttccagcaggatttggcacctgcccacactgccaaaggtactaAAAGCTGGTTCAGTGACCATGGtgttacaaacccgattccaaaaaagttgggacactgtacaaattgtgaataaaaaaggaatgtaataatttacaaatctcataaacttatattttattcacaatagaatatagataacatatcaaatgttgaaagtgagacattttgaaatgtcatgccaaatattggctcattttggatttcatgagagctaca contains:
- the LOC127517167 gene encoding uncharacterized protein LOC127517167 isoform X1 gives rise to the protein MTSLHGAATSSTQSTDDSDSYISAEKLLLQKAQKDSFPEEFKSLASERPLPSNSRLASLSPEYDKNIGLIRVGGRLRHAKHMELDAIHPIVLDPQHNLTKLLIKDYDASLLHPGAERVFAELRRQYWILRGREAIKKHQYTCMDCQKWRAKPNIPKMADLPPARLRLYKPPFYSTGMDCFGPFTVKIDRRTEKRWGIVFKCLTTRCLHLDLLESLDTDAFLMSLHRFIARRGKPFELLSDNGTNFVGGDKEMRAAYEAMTPQLKEQLAEQQISFRFIPPGAPHFGGAWEREVKSVKQALKVVLKDPTVTETVLRTVLTEVEGILNAKPLGYVSSDVSDPDPVTPSILLMGRHDSSLPQVLYDSSNLLGTRRWKHSQVLAGHFWSRFIHYYLLNLQERQKWRKDGGEIGLDQVVLIVDPQLPRACWPVGKVTNIFPGLDGCTRTVEVQVHNCTYVRPVSRIVPLPKLSDDDPIEPTN
- the LOC127517166 gene encoding polymeric immunoglobulin receptor-like isoform X8, with product MRIILTFTLLTIPGVVSSMNVTGYSGGGVRITCKYETKNTANSFCRGDQRSTCSDLIETETKDKWFNSGRFSLYDNTSSAVLKVTIRNLSEEDSGTYYCRAKDSYTEVNLKVITDQQNRSVRGYSGGNVIINFKYEMKHKNNVKVCKTAADQCFTVMNTNRTTERKHDGRFSVHDDRSADLLRVFIRELNVNDSGEYKITVKVSEDYSIFSQFNLDIRDDDCCVKSISLSAAAGASVNISCKYPQSHISDVKFLCWRSGDNLCAEETSVKESRRWIHEGKIQLYDDREKQLLTGRISHVTEQHSEYWCGVQSDQGHKSFITQVQISVTGSSLIIPLVLFFLALITAGLLLLFFCKKRQSQGGDSSSQTGPGKHEVVSHTGCDYEEIKDTHKQLPTNPSDSSNCVYATVQKATGDSQCCITSAEDLNYAVVNFHKKSDCPDSVSIRNNQDYSEYTAVNYLTA
- the LOC127517166 gene encoding polymeric immunoglobulin receptor-like isoform X7 produces the protein MRIILTFTLLTIPGVVSSMNVTGYSGGGVRITCKYETKNTANSFCRGDQRSTCSDLIETETKDKWFNSGRFSLYDNTSSAVLKVTIRNLSEEDSGTYYCRAKDSYTEVNLKVITDQQNRSVRGYSGGNVIINFKYEMKHKNNVKVCKTAADQCFTVMNTNRTTERKHDGRFSVHDDRSADLLRVFIRELNVNDSGEYKITVKVSEDYSIFSQFNLDIRDDDCCVKSISLSAAAGASVNISCKYPQSHISDVKFLCWRSGDNLCAEETSVKESRRWIHEGKIQLYDDREKQLLTGRISHVTEQHSEYWCGVQSDQGHKSFITQVQISVTGSSMIIPLVLVFLVLITAGLLLLFFCKKRQSQGGDSSSQTGPGKHEVVSHTGCDYEEIKDTHKQLPTNPSDSSNCVYATVQKATGDSQCCITSAEDLNYAVVNFHKKSDCPDSVSIRNNQDYSEYTAVNYLTA
- the LOC127517166 gene encoding polymeric immunoglobulin receptor-like isoform X5; the protein is MRIILTFTLLTIPGVVSSMNVTGYSGGGVRITCKYETKNTANSFCRGDQRSTCSDLIETETKDKWFNSGRFSLYDNTSSAVLKVTIRNLSEEDSGTYYCRAKDSYTEVNLKVITDQQNRSVRGYSGGNVIINFKYEMKHKNNVKVCKTAADQCFTVMNTNRTTERKHDGRFSVHDDRSADLLRVFIRELNVNDSGEYKITVKVSEDYSIFSQFNLDIRDDDCCVKSISLSAAAGASVNISCKYPQSHISDVKFLCWRSGDNLCAEETSVKESRRWIHEGKIQLYDDREKQLLTGRISHVTEQHSEYWCGVQSDQGHKSFITQVQISVTGSSMIIPLVLVFLVLITAGLLLLFFCKKRQSQGGDSSSQTGPGKHEVVSHTGCDYEEIKDTHQQLPTNPSDSSNTVYVTAQLPTSLSDSAATVQKATGDSQCCITSAEDLNYAVVNFHKKSDCPDSVSIRKNQDYSEYAAVNHLTA